The sequence below is a genomic window from Streptosporangium lutulentum.
GGGGCATCCGCATCCGGCCCAGCTCCGTCACCTCGTCGGCGCAGGTCGCGATCACCGCGTCCACCCGGTGGGCGACGACCGTCTCGGCCTTGATGCGCCCGCTCGGGCTGGTGTCGGCCTTGCCCTGGTGGCGGCGCTTGACGGTGCCGAGGGCGTGGAAGGTGTGCACGACGGGCACCGAGGTGTCCCGGGCGGCGGACAGGGTCGCCAGGCCGCTCATCCAGAAGTGGCTGTGCGCGATGTCGGGAGGATCGGCCTTCCAGCGTCTGGCCAGCCATCTGCTGAAGTCGGGCATCCAGGGAAGCAGGTCGTCCTTGGAGATGACCGTGGCGGGTCCGGCCGGGACGTGGACCACGGTGACTCCGGGGGCGAAGGCGGTCTCCTCCGGCTGGAAGGGGCATTCCCGGCGGGTGTAGACGGTCACCTCGTGTCCTCGCGCGGCGAGCGCGAGGGAGAGGGCGGCGACATGGACGTTCTGGCCACCCGCGTCGGCACCGCCAACGGTGGCGAGGGGGCTTGCGTGCTCTGACACCATCGCGATTTTCATGGGCACGGCTCCGCTGACATGCGAAACAGACGTGCCTGCGTCCTAGGCATCCAGATGCTTTTTACCCCCTGCTGACGGGGTTTCAAACGAGTTTGACCTTGGTCTTCCCGGGAAGGCGAGCTGTTTTGGGGACGGAAGTCGAGGAACAGCAGTCGAGGGATGGAAGGAGTCGGACATGGAAGCTCCGCAGTATGTGGCCGCGCGCGTGCAACGCGCGCTGGCGGAGGACGAGAGGACCAACGAGCTCGGCATCCTCGTGGACATTCGGGGCGGGCAGCTCTTCCTGCGCGGCCGGGTGGCCGGCGCCGAACACCGCGCGCTGATCGCCAACGTGGCGGGGGAGGCGGCTCCCGGCCTGACCGTGCGCAACGAGATCACCGTTCTGGATGTCCGGGACCCGTGTGAGGAGGAGAAGCTGTGAGAGAGCTGCGGATCGCGGCGGTCGGAGACGTGCACCTGGACGAGAGTCTCAGGGGGTCCTATCGCAAACGACTCCACGACATCGAGGAGCGAGCCGACGTGCTGCTGCTCGCCGGTGATCTGACCCGGCACGGCACGCTGGAGGAGGGGCAGGTGGTGGCGGACGAGTTCCACGACCTGCCGATCCCGGTCGTCGCCGTTCTCGGTAACCACGACCACCATTCCGACCACCCCGCGGAGATCGCGGCCATGCTGCGCGACGCCGGGATCGCGGTCCTGCACGACGACGCGATCGTGCTCGACATCCACGGAGTACGGCTCGGCGTGGTCGGCGGCAAGGGCTTCGGCGGGGGATACGCCGGCAAGTGCGCCAGCGATTTCGGTGAGCCGGAGATCAAGGCGTTCGTCGGGCACACCAAGCGGATCGCGGACCGGTGGCGGGTCGCGCTGAAGGAGCTCGACGCCGACCGGAGGATCGTGCTGTCGCACTACTCACCGGTCAAGGACACCCTCGCGGGGGAGCCTCTGGAGATCTATCCCTTCCTCGGCAGCTATCTCCTGGCCGAGGCGGTGGACGCGGAGGGCGCCGATCTGATCGTCCACGGGCACGCGCACGCCGGGACGGAGAAGGGGGTGACCCCCGGAGGCATCCGGGTCCGCAATGTGGCGCTGCCCGTCCTGGGGCACGCGTACGGGATCTACTGCCTCTGACAAGGGCGAACCGAGTGTGTTCCGCCCGTCCGGCCGGGCGGGCAGGTTCGCTTTGTTCGGTTCGGTTTGGTAAGACCCCACCGGATGAGCGCCCGACCGTCCGGCCTTCGAGCGCGCGCCTTTCCCGGCTTTTCCGGGATCCGACGCCGGCCCCAAGGGTGTGCGACCGTCTTTCGACGGTCAAATTTGTGGTAAAGGAATGGCATCGGCCGGGGCCGGGCGCGTTCGCGCGGTTCAAAGCCGGTCCCGTGACCCGGCGGCGTTCATTCGTCCGGCGATTTCCGGCCGGTCGGAGATCGATGATTTTCCGCCCGGCGACGATCGTGACATGAAGAAGCGGGCCGGGTGGACCCGGCCCGCGAGTCTTCGGTGAGAATTCGGGGCGACTTGAGATTTCCGGAGCGGGCCTGAGAACCCGCGTCAGACATTAAAAATGCTCACACCTCCGGGACCGACAAGGAAGCCGAGGACGATAAGGACGATCCCCCAGAGGAGGTCGCGACGGGCCAGGATCACATAGATCCCGGAGATGACGAGAATGACTGCGATGATCCAGAGCAAGGTAACCATGAGAATTCCCTGCCCTCACAATTCACGACTTAACATCCTTGCTTCGATACAGATCGGCAATCGGCTGGAGGAACCAGAGCCAGGCGCTGGTCAGCGCGACCACACCGCCGAACAACGCGGCCGGCCAGGCGTTGATGACCGTCTCCGCCACCAGCGCCACCGAGCTGGTCATCGCGACCGCCAGCCCTATGGCTCCGGCGACGCCGAGTCCGTTGGCGCGGTGCACCATCTTCTCCTTCAGGCTCGTCCGGAACAGCAGACGGTGCTGGGCGGCAGGGGTGATGAAGCAGACGGAGGCCAGGGCCGCGCTCAGCAGGGCGATGAAGAACAGCCAGTAGCCGAGGGTGTCGACCTTGTTGAAGCCTGCCGCGAAGGGGAGCGTCAGAAGGAAGGCGAACAGGACCTGCACACCGGTGACCGCGACTCGAAGGCCCTGAAGGAGTTCGCCGAGCTCGCGGTCCACGCGTTCCTTGGGGGTCTCACCCGGCTCGGGCTCGTCATTTTGCGTGTGTTCGGGCTCAATCATGGAGATCGGTTACCCTATTTGCAGTTTGTCATGCCTAACCGCTGTGCTCTGCCCACCTGTTGTTATGCCTATCCATGAATCTTCGGGGTACTCGTGGGCTATGGGAAGCCACAGTCATGAGGTAACCGACGCGATCCTGGAAACGCTCAAACGCGCGAGCAGCGGGCTGAAGGACGCCGAGGTCAGGTTCGCACTCGCCGGAGGCTGTGCCGCATACGCGCGGGGAGCCGCCCCTTCACTCCACGACGTGGACTTCGTTCTGCCCGAGGAGGATGTTCCAGCCGCTCTGGAAGCACTGCGCGCGCTGGGGTTCGAGACGGTCAAGCCACCGGAGGACTGGCTGGTCAAGGCCTACGACGAGGGCAGGCTGGTGGATCTGATCTTCTCGATCTGCGACCACCCCGTCACCCCGGAACTTCTGGCGCGAGCCGAGCCGATGAAGGCGTCCGCGGTGATCGTGCCGGTCCTGGAGGCCACCGATCTGGTCATCTCGTGGCTGCTGCCGCTCTCGGAGCACAGTTGCGACTACGGCTCGCTGCTGCCGCAGGTGAGGGCACTGCGTGAGCAGGTCGACTGGAACCGGGTCGCGGCGGTCGCGGAGGACTCGCCGTACGCGTTCACCTTTCTGACCCTGCTCGAACGGCTCGACGTCATCCCCGACCCCGTCGACCCGAAGGGCGATTCGTCCTGGCCCTGAGCCGATCGGCGTACACGTGGGCACCCGGCTGTCAGCCGGGTGCCCGCCTGCGTGTTCGTCCGGCCGCCGGACGGGGCGCGCCCGTGTGTTTCGCCGGACCGGGTGACCGTCTATAGGTTCATTCTTTTTTCATGTGAATTATCGGCATTTAAGGTATTTATCTTTTTCTGTATTGGCAATGGGGACCGTGTGTCTGCCGTTGTCGCCGGGAAGCCGGAAGCGAGTCGAGACGAGCCGGAAAAGGTGAAGGGGCCCCGCCGTAAGGCGGGGCCCCTCCGTGTTCACCGTGCCGGGTCAGAAAGTGCCCGTGCCCCCATAGGGGAAGCGGCCGTAGTACTCGCCGACGCGGTCGCGATAAGCGGACTCCTTGAAGTTCGACTCGTCGAACTCCGGGGCGTCCTTGATTTCCTGCTTGGTGCGTGCGACGTAGACCTTGCGCTCCTGCGGGTCGATCTGGGTCACCGTGCTGGCGGGAAGCATGACCTTCTTACCGAAGATCCAAGGCCCGGTGTCGACGACGATGTAGCTCTCGCCGACCTCGTAGGTAGCCTCGTCGACGGAACCGATCTTTCCGTCGGTGGCTTCCACGTGATAGCCGGCGATGTCGAGACTCTTATTGACGTCGTAGACATCAGCGCGATAATTCCACAGCTCGGGCTGCATGGTGTACATCTCCCTTTGGTTTGATTCTCCGGGCTCCAGTTCCGTACCCGAGAGGAGAGGGCTAAACGGAATCAACCTGAAGTCATCTGGAATCGGCTCGTGACCTCCGGTCCTGTCTCGCGCCGCAAGGAGAACATTGCGACTCGATCAAGTAAAGGCGTCCGAAGCGGGGGTGTCCGGCATGCGTCGGTTCATGTACCGACCACGGCTGAACATCCGGTAGTCTTGTCGAGGTCAAGCGCCGCTAGCTCAGTTGGTTAGAGCAGCTGACTCTTAATCAGCGGGTCCGGGGTTCGAGTCCCTGGCGGCGCACCACGACCACAGGCTTTTGGCCTGCGGTTTTCGAAAACGGCTCGCCTTCGGCGGGCCGTTTCGTGCTTTACGGGCCTCCTCGTGTTCGCGTGGACGGATCGGGCCTCGATCGTCGCCGCGTCGCCGCGACCTCCTGGCCCGTCGTCGCGGCCACCGCCCGTCCGACGGCTCCGAGGAGCTGCGGGCAATCCGGCCAAGGAGCGTACGGCCGACATGCCCAGGTCACCGGCCCCGGCGGCGGTAATGGGCGTCCGAACGACGGGGCCGGTGGCGCGAACCGCTCACAACGGGCTGCCACATTCCAAGAGGTGCCGGACACTTACCAAGTGTCCGGCACCTCTTGGCAAGGAGACTCTGTGACATACCGAGATCGCTTCGAAGCGATCTATGACGCGTACTACCCGGCGATACACCAGTACGCCGCCCGCCGTACCGGCTCCCCCGACGACACGGCCGACGTCATCTCCGAGACGTTCCTCACCGCCTGGCGGCGCATCGACGATGTGCCCAAGGGTGAGGAGGCGCTGCTGTGGCTGTACGGGGTGGCCCGCCGGGTCCTGGCCAACCAGCAGCGCGGCGCTTCCCGCAGGGCCGTGCTCGCCGAGCGGCTGCGTGCGGAACTCGCCGCCGACCGGCCGGTCAGACCGGTCGAGCTGAACCATGTTCGCGCTGCCTTCGACGAGTTGCCCGAACGTGACCGAGAGGTCTTGGCGCTGGCCTGCTGGGAGGGCCTGACCAGCGAGCGGATCGCCCAAGTCGTGGGATGTACGGCCATCGCCGCCCGGACCCGGCTGCATCGGGCGCGCAAGCGGCTGGCGGCGGAGCTGGAGCGGCAGGCGTCCTTGACGATCGCGATGGGAGAAGCATGAGTGACATCGACAACCTGGTAAGGGCCATCGACCTCGCACCACACGCGCCGGAGCAGGGGCCCGGCGCGCGTGAACTGCGTGAGGCGATCATGGCGACCGAGACCCAGACCCAGGCACATCGGCACCGGACGCTCTGGCGGCGCCTGCCATGGCGGGCCGGTGCTCTCGGGCTCGCCGCGGCAGCGGCCGCGACGGCGGTCTTCCTCGGCCAGGTCGCCCCCACCCCGTCGCCCTCTCCCACGGCCGCACCCGGCGTCGCCTCCCTGTCGGGCGCCTCGATCCTGCTGGCCGCCGCCGCCAAGGCCGAAGCCGCCCCCGAAGGGGCCTACTGGCGCATCAAGGAGCTGTACACGCAACAGTTGCTCTGGCCGTACAGCGAGAACGGCGTCACCTACCGTCTGGAAACCTCCAGCCTCTCGGAGAGGTGGGTGGCCAAGGACGGTCGAACCTGGATCGGCCACAGGGAGCTGGCCGCACGCCCCCTGGACCTGGAGGCATGGCGCCGGGACGGCTCGCCGACCGAATGGGCAAAGGGCAAGGACCCCGCCCCCCCTTACTCCACGTCGCCCGGCCAGGGCACGTTCTTCCAGAACAAGGGAGAGCAGAAACTCTATTGGAGTGCCATGCCCATGACCCTGAAGGAGATCGAGGCGCTGCCCGCCGACCCCGAAGCGCTGAAGAAGCGGGCACTTGAGGCGATCCGCAGAGACAAGGACGCCGTCGGTCCGGCGGAGGAGTCCCTGTCGCGCACCCTGGCCTCGCTCCTGTACGAACTGCCCGCCTCCCCACAGGTGCGCGGCGCCGCCTATCGGGCGCTGGCGACGCTGCCCGCGGTGCGGGTCGAAGGCCCGGCCACCGACCCGCGGGGGCGCTCGGGTGTCGCGGTGTCCTTCCTGATCCAGGGAGACCGAACCCCCCGGGTCAGGTTGATCATCGACCCCGACACCTCCAAGGTGCTGACCTCCGAGGTCGCGGGCGTGCCGGAGAAGGCGGACGTGCCGGAGAAGAGGGTCACCGTGGTGATGGAGTCCGGCTGGACCGACACCAAGCCGTCCCCGCCCTCGACCGAGTGACGGCCACCGGGCCGGCCGGCGCGCACGATCGCCCGGCCGGCCCGGACGCGTCCACCTTCGGTGAGGGGGCGTAGGCGGGGGAGCGGCGGCGAGGTCGAGCCGGGCGTCCACGTCGGCGAAACTCCGGCGGACGGTCGTCCGGCACGGTGAACTCCTGCTTCCGGGAACCGGGGTCCCTCAGAGATCAGGTGTCCACCGAACCGGGGCAGCCCCAGCCGGGGGAAGGCCGACAGGGTGGCGGGACGCCACTACGAGTCGGCCAGGATGACCGAGCGAGTGAGGTTGCGAGGTTCGTCAGGGTTGAGGCCCTTGTTCTCGGCGATCGCCACCGCCAGCCGCTGCACCCGGATCAGGTCCGCGACGGGGTCGAGAGCCGAGACGGAGACGACCGCGCCCGCCCGTTCGACCTCGGCGGCCAGCCCGTCCGGCGGAGTCCCGAAGAACCAGACGACGCTGTTCTCGT
It includes:
- a CDS encoding BON domain-containing protein; translation: MEAPQYVAARVQRALAEDERTNELGILVDIRGGQLFLRGRVAGAEHRALIANVAGEAAPGLTVRNEITVLDVRDPCEEEKL
- a CDS encoding metallophosphoesterase family protein, producing MRELRIAAVGDVHLDESLRGSYRKRLHDIEERADVLLLAGDLTRHGTLEEGQVVADEFHDLPIPVVAVLGNHDHHSDHPAEIAAMLRDAGIAVLHDDAIVLDIHGVRLGVVGGKGFGGGYAGKCASDFGEPEIKAFVGHTKRIADRWRVALKELDADRRIVLSHYSPVKDTLAGEPLEIYPFLGSYLLAEAVDAEGADLIVHGHAHAGTEKGVTPGGIRVRNVALPVLGHAYGIYCL
- a CDS encoding GPGG-motif small membrane protein — its product is MVTLLWIIAVILVISGIYVILARRDLLWGIVLIVLGFLVGPGGVSIFNV
- a CDS encoding DUF6328 family protein produces the protein MIEPEHTQNDEPEPGETPKERVDRELGELLQGLRVAVTGVQVLFAFLLTLPFAAGFNKVDTLGYWLFFIALLSAALASVCFITPAAQHRLLFRTSLKEKMVHRANGLGVAGAIGLAVAMTSSVALVAETVINAWPAALFGGVVALTSAWLWFLQPIADLYRSKDVKS
- a CDS encoding nucleotidyltransferase family protein, with amino-acid sequence MGSHSHEVTDAILETLKRASSGLKDAEVRFALAGGCAAYARGAAPSLHDVDFVLPEEDVPAALEALRALGFETVKPPEDWLVKAYDEGRLVDLIFSICDHPVTPELLARAEPMKASAVIVPVLEATDLVISWLLPLSEHSCDYGSLLPQVRALREQVDWNRVAAVAEDSPYAFTFLTLLERLDVIPDPVDPKGDSSWP
- a CDS encoding PRC-barrel domain containing protein, which encodes MYTMQPELWNYRADVYDVNKSLDIAGYHVEATDGKIGSVDEATYEVGESYIVVDTGPWIFGKKVMLPASTVTQIDPQERKVYVARTKQEIKDAPEFDESNFKESAYRDRVGEYYGRFPYGGTGTF
- a CDS encoding RNA polymerase sigma factor, yielding MTYRDRFEAIYDAYYPAIHQYAARRTGSPDDTADVISETFLTAWRRIDDVPKGEEALLWLYGVARRVLANQQRGASRRAVLAERLRAELAADRPVRPVELNHVRAAFDELPERDREVLALACWEGLTSERIAQVVGCTAIAARTRLHRARKRLAAELERQASLTIAMGEA
- a CDS encoding CU044_5270 family protein, encoding MSDIDNLVRAIDLAPHAPEQGPGARELREAIMATETQTQAHRHRTLWRRLPWRAGALGLAAAAAATAVFLGQVAPTPSPSPTAAPGVASLSGASILLAAAAKAEAAPEGAYWRIKELYTQQLLWPYSENGVTYRLETSSLSERWVAKDGRTWIGHRELAARPLDLEAWRRDGSPTEWAKGKDPAPPYSTSPGQGTFFQNKGEQKLYWSAMPMTLKEIEALPADPEALKKRALEAIRRDKDAVGPAEESLSRTLASLLYELPASPQVRGAAYRALATLPAVRVEGPATDPRGRSGVAVSFLIQGDRTPRVRLIIDPDTSKVLTSEVAGVPEKADVPEKRVTVVMESGWTDTKPSPPSTE